DNA from Devosia yakushimensis:
CTCCTGCTCGATATCAATCGCAGCTTCGGGCTGACCATCGTGCTCATCACCCATGAAATGCATGTGGTGCGCCGCATCTGCGACAGTGTTGCCGTGATGGAAGAGGGGCGGATTGTCGAAACCGGCAAGGTGCTCGATGTCTTCACTCATCCGCGCCAGAAGGTGACGCAGCGCTTCGTGCGCCAGGTTTCCGAAGCCGATGTCAGCCAAAGCGCTTTCGATCCCGATCTGGCCGAGATCGGCCAGGGCGCGCTGGTCAAGCTGGTTTATGTCGGGCCGCAGGCGCGCCAGCCGGCCCTGGCCGATGCCATCCGCCAGTTCGATCTGCCCATCAATATCCTCCATGGCCGGCTGACGCGCACGCGCGATGCGGCCATTGGCGAACTTTACGTGCATGTTCCGGCCAGCGGCGAGCCCCTGGCCGGGGTCCTGGCCTATCTGGCCGAGCGCGACATCGCCTCCGAAATCCTGCGGCAGGGGTGATGTCTATGCTCGAAAGCCTTTTCCCCTATGTCAAACTCGACCAATTGCTGCGGGCGACCTACGAGACGCTCTATATGACGGCCATTGCCGGTGCGGCGACGTTCGTGCTGGGCCTGGCTCTGGGTGCGGTGTTGTTCCTCACCGGGCCGGGACAATTGCTGGCCAATCGCGCTGTCTATGGTGCGCTTTCGCTGCTCAGCAATGTCTTCCGCTCCATTCCCTTCATCATCCTCATCGTGCTGCTCATTCCCTTCACCAAGCTGGTGGTGGGGCGCATTCTGGGGGTCAATGCCGCACTGCCGGCGCTGATTATCGGGGCAGCGCCCTTCTATGCGCGACTGGTCGAGATCGCCTTTCGCGAGGTCAGCAAGGGCGTCATCGAAGCTACCCGTTCCATGGGCGGGGGCATCGGCACCATCGTCTTCAAGGTGCTCATCCCCGAAGCCGCGCCCGCCCTGGCCTCTGGGCTCACGGTGACGCTGATTTCTCTCGTCGGTTTCACCGCCATGGCCGGCGTCATCGGGGCAGGGGGCCTGGGCAATCTCGCCTATCTTGAAGGCTTCCAGCGCAATCATGGCGACGTCACGCTCGTCGCCACGGTCACAGTTCTCATCATCGTGTTCGCCATTCAGTTCGTGGGCGATCAGGTGACGCGAAAGCTCGACAAACGTTAGTTCAACCAAGGATTTCTCCATGATCAAGACTCTCCTGACGAGCGCCCTGTTTGGCGCCGTGGCGCTGGCGACCCCGGCCCTGGCCCAGACCAAGCTGGTGGTCGGCGCCTCCTATGTGCCGCATGCCGAAATTCTCGAACAGGCCAAGCCCATCCTGGCGGAAGCAGGGATCGAGCTCGAGATCGTGCCGTTCCAGGACTATATCCTGCCCAATACGGCGCTGGCCGCTGGCGAAATCGACGCCAATTACTTCCAGCACGTGCCCTATCTCAATTCCGTGCTGGCCGATCACAAGGACGATCCGACCTATGATTTCGTCAATGCCGGCGGCATCCATATCGAGCCGATCGGCATCTATTCCAAGCGCGTGGAGAGCCTGGCCGATCTGCCGGAAAATGGTCAGGTCATCCTGCGCGATGCCGTGGCCGAGGAAGGGCGCATCCTCACCATTTTCCAGCGTGAAGGGGTGATCAAGCTTAAGGACGGTGTCGATGCACTGTCAGCGCGGATTTCCGACATTGTCGAAAACCCCAAGAATCTTGAATTCCTGCCCAATATCGAGGGTCCGCTGCTGCCGCAGGTCTATGCCAATGACGAGGCCGATGCAGTGGTGATCAATGCCAATTATGCGCTCGATGCCGGGCTCGATCCGGTCAACGACCCGGTGGCAGTCGAGAGCGGGGAGAACAACCCCTATGCCAATATCATCACCGTGCGCCGGGGTGACGAGACCCGGCCGGAGATCGTCAAGCTGGTGGAAGTGCTGCATTCCAAGCCGATCCAGGACTTCATCACCGAAAAGTACAAGGGCGCTGTCCTGCCCGTCAGCCAGTAGTTTCGATGTTGATCCGCCCGGTCTCGTACCGGGCGGATTTTCCGCATTTGCCGGGTTCCGAACCTAGGCCAACGGCCCGCCGCGCTCTTCCGTCATCTTCACCAGCCGTTTGAAGACATTGCCGCTTTGGCGGATGCCGTCATGCTCGAATTCATTGGTCACCCAATGGTCGAGATTGCCGACCAGGGCGGCCGTTTCGAGCGACAGCCCGGCATCCACATACATGTCGTCGTGATAGATGATGGCCGAGACCGGGATCGCATTGGCCGCCAGCCGTTCTCGATCGTAGAGCAGGCTGTGATCACTGCGCCGGGCCAGGGCCTCCGTCCCGGCTCGGAAGGGCCGCAGCGAACGGATGTCCTCGAACATCCAGGGAAACATCATCTCGCCGGTGAACAGCAGGGGGCGGCCGGTTTCGGCAAATTGGGGCAGCTCCTCACGCACTTTCTGGGCTGCCCAGGCGGTGGCACCCGGTCCGTGCCCATAGATGCTTTCCTGCAGCACGGCAAAGAGCGGATTGCCGTCATAGCTGGTCGAGCGCATCGCCTCGGCCAGGAAGTGGTCGGAGAGACGGTCGCGCTCGGGCGTGGCGAAGGCATCGTCGACCAGCCAGTGAATGTTCTCGAAGCCCGGCGCCATGCCGAAATCGATGCCGATGCTCTGGAGCCGCCGCACGGTGAGGCGGTCGCCATCGGGCAGGCGGACATCATTATTGGCAATGAAATCGGCCAGGGCGCCGATCGTTGCGCGATCGTCGGGATAGCGCTTGTAATAGCGAGCCGTCTTGGCTTCCACGCGAGGATAGGTGCGCCGATAGACCTCTTCGGCGGACGGAGTGAGGCTGGCCAGCCCCCCAGCCACATAGCAGGCAGAAAGGCCCTCGGGCGCCTGGCTCAGATATGTCAGCGTGAGGAAGCCGCCATAGCTCTGGCCCAGCGATTGCCATTTGGCTCCGCCGAACACGGTTTTCCGCAAATGCTCGAAATCGGCCACGATGGAATCGGCGCGGAAATGGGCGAGGTAGTCGCCGGCCGCTTCGCCATTGGTAAAGCGCTGCATGGTTGCGCCATCGACCCGCATACTGCGGCCGGTGCCGCGCTGATCGGGCAGGATGACCCGGTGGGTCTTGAGCGCTTCGGCCAACCAGGATGGCCCGCCGCCGGCCGGGCGGGGCGACTTGCCGCCGGGCCCGCCCTGCAGGAAGACCAGCAGCGGCAGAGCGGCATCCTTCTTGGTCGGGTCGACCACTTCGCGGGCGAAGAGCTTGATCGTGGGGCCATCGGGACTGGCGAACCAGTCGAGTGGCACGTCGATCAGGTGATCGCGAATATGCATGCCAGGGATGGTGTATTGCGAGACGATCATGACGGCTTCCTAGCGAACGCGCGGGTCGAGCAGAGCATAGGTGATATCGACGATAATGTTGGAGATGACGATGAAAAAGCCACCCAGCAGCACCACCCCGATAATGATGGGTCGGTCCTGATTATTGACCGCCTGCACCGCCAGCGCGCCGACGCCCTGCAGACCATAGACCTGTTCGATGACGATGGCGCCGCCCAGCAGCAGGGCGATATCGGCGCCGAGTTGCGTCACCAGCGGGGTGAGGGTGGCGCGCATGCCGTGTTTGAAAACCACGCGCCCTTC
Protein-coding regions in this window:
- a CDS encoding alpha/beta fold hydrolase, whose amino-acid sequence is MIVSQYTIPGMHIRDHLIDVPLDWFASPDGPTIKLFAREVVDPTKKDAALPLLVFLQGGPGGKSPRPAGGGPSWLAEALKTHRVILPDQRGTGRSMRVDGATMQRFTNGEAAGDYLAHFRADSIVADFEHLRKTVFGGAKWQSLGQSYGGFLTLTYLSQAPEGLSACYVAGGLASLTPSAEEVYRRTYPRVEAKTARYYKRYPDDRATIGALADFIANNDVRLPDGDRLTVRRLQSIGIDFGMAPGFENIHWLVDDAFATPERDRLSDHFLAEAMRSTSYDGNPLFAVLQESIYGHGPGATAWAAQKVREELPQFAETGRPLLFTGEMMFPWMFEDIRSLRPFRAGTEALARRSDHSLLYDRERLAANAIPVSAIIYHDDMYVDAGLSLETAALVGNLDHWVTNEFEHDGIRQSGNVFKRLVKMTEERGGPLA
- a CDS encoding MetQ/NlpA family ABC transporter substrate-binding protein codes for the protein MIKTLLTSALFGAVALATPALAQTKLVVGASYVPHAEILEQAKPILAEAGIELEIVPFQDYILPNTALAAGEIDANYFQHVPYLNSVLADHKDDPTYDFVNAGGIHIEPIGIYSKRVESLADLPENGQVILRDAVAEEGRILTIFQREGVIKLKDGVDALSARISDIVENPKNLEFLPNIEGPLLPQVYANDEADAVVINANYALDAGLDPVNDPVAVESGENNPYANIITVRRGDETRPEIVKLVEVLHSKPIQDFITEKYKGAVLPVSQ
- a CDS encoding methionine ABC transporter permease — translated: MLESLFPYVKLDQLLRATYETLYMTAIAGAATFVLGLALGAVLFLTGPGQLLANRAVYGALSLLSNVFRSIPFIILIVLLIPFTKLVVGRILGVNAALPALIIGAAPFYARLVEIAFREVSKGVIEATRSMGGGIGTIVFKVLIPEAAPALASGLTVTLISLVGFTAMAGVIGAGGLGNLAYLEGFQRNHGDVTLVATVTVLIIVFAIQFVGDQVTRKLDKR